The following are from one region of the Nicotiana tabacum cultivar K326 chromosome 3, ASM71507v2, whole genome shotgun sequence genome:
- the LOC107779607 gene encoding uncharacterized protein LOC107779607: MACTVDFRCLDEGFGGKTYKRKRAEKELGNGTEDGEAAMEVEEENPVPASKRQAVPSEEDPNKPVLGRPTYDGVIAGRVSGRNWKQPRKHRSSAAKVSVKGKPLEQRIKEKEIKKAYKERMNELKEEIRQNKVDKRKQREERDKRKQENILKSGTKVQKITNPKTLKKIAKSKQRKQLKVVSDDLLNSGNKNKKST, encoded by the coding sequence ATGGCGTGCACCGTGGATTTTCGGTGCCTGGACGAAGGCTTCGGAGGGAAAACATACAAGCGAAAGAGAGCAGAGAAAGAGTTAGGAAATGGTACAGAAGATGGAGAAGCGGCCATGGAAGTAGAGGAGGAGAATCCAGTTCCAGCGTCAAAGAGACAGGCGGTTCCATCTGAGGAGGATCCAAACAAGCCGGTACTTGGAAGGCCGACGTACGACGGGGTGATCGCAGGGAGAGTATCAGGAAGGAATTGGAAACAGCCGCGGAAACACAGGTCATCGGCGGCGAAGGTGAGCGTGAAAGGGAAGCCGCTGGAGCAGAGGATAAAGGAGAAGGAGATAAAGAAGGCGTACAAGGAGAGGATGAATGAGCTCAAGGAAGAGATAAGGCAGAACAAGGTTGACAAGAGGAAGCAGAGGGAGGAAAGAGACAAGAGGAAGCAGGAAAACATTCTCAAGTCTGGGACTAAGGTTCAGAAGATCACCAATCCAAAGACTCTTAAAAAGATTGCAAAATCTAAGCAAAGGAAACAACTCAAGGTTGTTTCCGACGACCTTCTTAACAGTGGCAATAAGAATAAGAAGTCGACTTGA
- the LOC107779606 gene encoding sialyltransferase-like protein 1 (The RefSeq protein has 7 substitutions compared to this genomic sequence), with protein MTRPVKQSPISRKPALVRLLCVAALFSIILLAIQSSFFTGSWNAVNISREEIRILSDFQSNLQQCVANRGLGLTAHIIDHCNVILKFPEGTNSTWYNEQFKIFEPLEYKYDVCEAILLWEQYRNMTTVLTREYLDSRPDGWFDYAAKRIAQLGADKCYNQTLCEEHLNLILPAKPPFHPRQFRKCAVVGNSGDLLKTQFGEEIDSHDAVIRDNEAPVNEKYAKHVGLKRDFRLVVRGAARNMIKILNGSDDEVLIIKSVIHRDFNAMIKKIRNPVYLFQGIVLRRGAKGTGMKSIELALSMCDVVDIYGFTVDPGYTEWTRYFSTPRKGHNPLQGRAYYQLLECLGVIRIHSPMRAKRKQDWSDVPSREMINCAHRAALRLKKKQAGQEGVLGQFVNCKVWGKSGPYGTGPTSGCEDMTDIRKSSNYNRWEVMPFESSRGEARNHYIQMEGVFSYKMDGNKLDDVVCVKCEA; from the exons ATGACAAGACCTGTGAAGCAGTCGCCAATCAGCAGGAAACCAGCTCTTGTTCGTCTCCTCTGTGTTGCTGCGCTCTTCTCCATCATCCTTCTCGCCATTCAGTCCTCTTTCTTCACTG GCAGTTGGAATGCGGTAAATATCAGCCGAGAGGAAATTCGGATCTTGTCCGACTTCCAGTCTAACCTTCAGCAATGCGTC GCTAACCGAGGGCTGGGATTGACGGCTCACATCATTGATCATTGCAATGTGATTCTCAAGTTTCCTGAAGGAACTAATAGCACTTGG TACAATGAGCAGTTCAAGATATTTGAACCATTGGAGTACAAGTACGATGTTTGTGAAGCAATACTTCTGTGGGAGCAG TATCGTAACATGACGACAGTGTTGACAAGAGAATATCTGGATTCTCGACCTGATGGATGGTTTGACTATGCAGCAAAAAGGATTGCACAGCT AGGAGCAGACAAATGTTACAATCAGACTCTGTGTGAAGAACATCTCAATCTAATTTTACCAGCTAAGCCTCCATTTCACCCTCGACAATTCAGAAAATGTGCAGTCGTTGGTAATTCTGGAGACCTCTTGAAGACGCAGTTTGGAGAGGAAATTGACAGTCATGATGCAGTAATACGAGACAATGAGGCCCCTGTTAATGAG aaatatgccaagcaTGTTGGCCTGAAGAGAGATTTTCGCTTAGTTGTACGAGGTGCTGCCCGAAACATGATAAAAATTCTCAATGGTTCTG ACGACGAGGTGCTTATAATTAAAAGTGTCATCCATAGAGACTTCAATGCAATGATAAAG AAAATCCGGAATCCAGTCTATCTGTTCCAAGGTATCGTACTACGTAGAGGTGCCAAAGGAACTGGGATGAAATCAATAGAACTAGCACTTTCCATGTGCGACGTTGTTGACATTTATGGTTTCACTGTTGATCCTGGTTACACAGAATG GACTCGATACTTTTCTACACCAAGGAAAGGGCACAACCCACTCCAAGGGAGAGCATATTACCAACTCTTAGAATGCCTTGGA gTCATACGCATCCATTCTCCTATGCGAGCAAAGAGAAAGCAAGACTGGTCCGATGTGCctagtcgagaaatgataaacaGCGCTCACAGAGCTGCATTGCGTCTGAAAAAGAAGCAAGCTGGGCAAGAGGGCGTATTGGGACAATTTGTTAACTGTAAAGTATGGGGCAAATCAGGTCCCTATGGCACTGGACCTACATCTGGTTCTGAAGATATGACAGATATCAGGAAGTCATCAAATTACAATCGATGGGAAGTCATGCCTTTTGAGAGCTTGAGGGGGGAAGCACGAAATCACTATATTCAGATGGAAGGTGTGTCTTTGTATAAGATGGATGGCAATAAGCTGGATGATCTAGTCTGTGTGAAATCTGAGGCATGA